One segment of Nothobranchius furzeri strain GRZ-AD chromosome 13, NfurGRZ-RIMD1, whole genome shotgun sequence DNA contains the following:
- the ccnp gene encoding cyclin-P isoform X2 encodes MARSGFCDSTALLDFHMKVEERRPPLRVMANTCGPIDRWQPMEAGDSRMNAVNMEPECRWERRLSAHTSEEILMGFHEDNSAEDCVETCVFYPHGLQGLSSLQALVPSLLRREVEKALEKLDLIWDRHYAWDMFLDMMRTQNFVPITDLPGHFTDANRAILVDWIIQVHDLLQFQEETLYLAIHLLNRSLRHLKVQTANLQLLGMVCLFLAAKKEESLLPEVSALCSLMDHAYTKHQLLRMERKVLSSLKFDLSCCPALHFLLIFSSVAHCSAMVVWMARYLLELSLLEDRCVAFLPVQLAGAALCLARRVLQESLTPAGEAAWCLASSIHVGSEPTLLRIMHILASAAAKAHARETCATFLKFSSPETMHVSRHPGLRTAVGLLGECS; translated from the exons GTGGAAGAGAGGAGACCCCCATTAAGAGTGATGGCTAACACCTGTGGGCCTATAGATCGCTGGCAGCCAATGGAAGCAGGTGATTCCAGGATGAATGCGGTCAATATGGAGCCCGAGTGCAGATGG GAAAGGAGGCTCTCCGCTCACACCAGCGAAGAAATCCTCATGGGATTCCACGAAGACAATTCTG CAGAAGATTGTGTGGAGACCTGTGTTTTTTACCCACATGGCCTGCAGGGCCTTTCCAGTCTCCAGGCCCTGGTTCCCAGTTTGCTGCGACGTGAAGTAGAGAAGGCACTTGAGAAGTTGGACCTTATTTGGGACCGGCATTATGCTTGGGACATGTTTTTGGATATGATG AGAACGCAGAACTTTGTTCCCATTACGGATCTGCCCGGGCATTTCACTGATGCCAATCGAGCTATCCTAGTGGACTGGATCATTCAAGTTCAT GATTTGTTGCAGTTCCAAGAAGAGACTCTCTACCTGGCCATACACCTCCTCAACCGCTCCTTACGACACCTGAAGGTGCAGACGGCCAACCTGCAGCTCCTCGGCATGGTTTGCCTCTTTCTTGCAGCAAAGAAAGAAGAGAGCCTTCTCCCAGAG GTGTCTGCACTCTGCAGCTTGATGGACCACGCCTACACCAAGCATCAGCTTTTGCGAATGGAACGCAAAGTCCTCTCTTCACTCAAGTTTGACCTGTCCTGTTGTCCGGCTCTTCATTTCCTCCTCATCTTTTCCTCTGTGGCTCACTGCAGTGCTATG GTGGTGTGGATGGCTCGTTACCTGCTGGAGCTGTCTCTCCTGGAAGATCGGTGTGTGGCGTTTCTGCCAGTGCAGCTGGCTGGAGCTGCCCTCTGTTTGGCCCGCCGGGTCTTACAAGAGTCTCTGACCCCAGCAGGAGAAGCTGCCTGGTGTCTGGCCTCTAGCATCCATGTCGGCAG TGAGCCAACTCTGCTGAGGATAATGCATATTCTAGCTAGTGCTGCAGCCAAGGCCCACGCCCGAGAGACCTGCGCTACTTTTCTGAAGTTTTCTTCCCCAGAGACCATGCATGTTAGTAGACACCCAGGTCTGAGGACCGCTGTAGGTCTGCTGGGTGAATGCTCTTGA
- the ccnp gene encoding cyclin-P isoform X3 has product MARSGFCDSTALLDFHMKERRLSAHTSEEILMGFHEDNSAAEDCVETCVFYPHGLQGLSSLQALVPSLLRREVEKALEKLDLIWDRHYAWDMFLDMMRTQNFVPITDLPGHFTDANRAILVDWIIQVHDLLQFQEETLYLAIHLLNRSLRHLKVQTANLQLLGMVCLFLAAKKEESLLPEVSALCSLMDHAYTKHQLLRMERKVLSSLKFDLSCCPALHFLLIFSSVAHCSAMVVWMARYLLELSLLEDRCVAFLPVQLAGAALCLARRVLQESLTPAGEAAWCLASSIHVGSEPTLLRIMHILASAAAKAHARETCATFLKFSSPETMHVSRHPGLRTAVGLLGECS; this is encoded by the exons GAAAGGAGGCTCTCCGCTCACACCAGCGAAGAAATCCTCATGGGATTCCACGAAGACAATTCTG CAGCAGAAGATTGTGTGGAGACCTGTGTTTTTTACCCACATGGCCTGCAGGGCCTTTCCAGTCTCCAGGCCCTGGTTCCCAGTTTGCTGCGACGTGAAGTAGAGAAGGCACTTGAGAAGTTGGACCTTATTTGGGACCGGCATTATGCTTGGGACATGTTTTTGGATATGATG AGAACGCAGAACTTTGTTCCCATTACGGATCTGCCCGGGCATTTCACTGATGCCAATCGAGCTATCCTAGTGGACTGGATCATTCAAGTTCAT GATTTGTTGCAGTTCCAAGAAGAGACTCTCTACCTGGCCATACACCTCCTCAACCGCTCCTTACGACACCTGAAGGTGCAGACGGCCAACCTGCAGCTCCTCGGCATGGTTTGCCTCTTTCTTGCAGCAAAGAAAGAAGAGAGCCTTCTCCCAGAG GTGTCTGCACTCTGCAGCTTGATGGACCACGCCTACACCAAGCATCAGCTTTTGCGAATGGAACGCAAAGTCCTCTCTTCACTCAAGTTTGACCTGTCCTGTTGTCCGGCTCTTCATTTCCTCCTCATCTTTTCCTCTGTGGCTCACTGCAGTGCTATG GTGGTGTGGATGGCTCGTTACCTGCTGGAGCTGTCTCTCCTGGAAGATCGGTGTGTGGCGTTTCTGCCAGTGCAGCTGGCTGGAGCTGCCCTCTGTTTGGCCCGCCGGGTCTTACAAGAGTCTCTGACCCCAGCAGGAGAAGCTGCCTGGTGTCTGGCCTCTAGCATCCATGTCGGCAG TGAGCCAACTCTGCTGAGGATAATGCATATTCTAGCTAGTGCTGCAGCCAAGGCCCACGCCCGAGAGACCTGCGCTACTTTTCTGAAGTTTTCTTCCCCAGAGACCATGCATGTTAGTAGACACCCAGGTCTGAGGACCGCTGTAGGTCTGCTGGGTGAATGCTCTTGA
- the ccnp gene encoding cyclin-P isoform X1, with translation MARSGFCDSTALLDFHMKVEERRPPLRVMANTCGPIDRWQPMEAGDSRMNAVNMEPECRWERRLSAHTSEEILMGFHEDNSAAEDCVETCVFYPHGLQGLSSLQALVPSLLRREVEKALEKLDLIWDRHYAWDMFLDMMRTQNFVPITDLPGHFTDANRAILVDWIIQVHDLLQFQEETLYLAIHLLNRSLRHLKVQTANLQLLGMVCLFLAAKKEESLLPEVSALCSLMDHAYTKHQLLRMERKVLSSLKFDLSCCPALHFLLIFSSVAHCSAMVVWMARYLLELSLLEDRCVAFLPVQLAGAALCLARRVLQESLTPAGEAAWCLASSIHVGSEPTLLRIMHILASAAAKAHARETCATFLKFSSPETMHVSRHPGLRTAVGLLGECS, from the exons GTGGAAGAGAGGAGACCCCCATTAAGAGTGATGGCTAACACCTGTGGGCCTATAGATCGCTGGCAGCCAATGGAAGCAGGTGATTCCAGGATGAATGCGGTCAATATGGAGCCCGAGTGCAGATGG GAAAGGAGGCTCTCCGCTCACACCAGCGAAGAAATCCTCATGGGATTCCACGAAGACAATTCTG CAGCAGAAGATTGTGTGGAGACCTGTGTTTTTTACCCACATGGCCTGCAGGGCCTTTCCAGTCTCCAGGCCCTGGTTCCCAGTTTGCTGCGACGTGAAGTAGAGAAGGCACTTGAGAAGTTGGACCTTATTTGGGACCGGCATTATGCTTGGGACATGTTTTTGGATATGATG AGAACGCAGAACTTTGTTCCCATTACGGATCTGCCCGGGCATTTCACTGATGCCAATCGAGCTATCCTAGTGGACTGGATCATTCAAGTTCAT GATTTGTTGCAGTTCCAAGAAGAGACTCTCTACCTGGCCATACACCTCCTCAACCGCTCCTTACGACACCTGAAGGTGCAGACGGCCAACCTGCAGCTCCTCGGCATGGTTTGCCTCTTTCTTGCAGCAAAGAAAGAAGAGAGCCTTCTCCCAGAG GTGTCTGCACTCTGCAGCTTGATGGACCACGCCTACACCAAGCATCAGCTTTTGCGAATGGAACGCAAAGTCCTCTCTTCACTCAAGTTTGACCTGTCCTGTTGTCCGGCTCTTCATTTCCTCCTCATCTTTTCCTCTGTGGCTCACTGCAGTGCTATG GTGGTGTGGATGGCTCGTTACCTGCTGGAGCTGTCTCTCCTGGAAGATCGGTGTGTGGCGTTTCTGCCAGTGCAGCTGGCTGGAGCTGCCCTCTGTTTGGCCCGCCGGGTCTTACAAGAGTCTCTGACCCCAGCAGGAGAAGCTGCCTGGTGTCTGGCCTCTAGCATCCATGTCGGCAG TGAGCCAACTCTGCTGAGGATAATGCATATTCTAGCTAGTGCTGCAGCCAAGGCCCACGCCCGAGAGACCTGCGCTACTTTTCTGAAGTTTTCTTCCCCAGAGACCATGCATGTTAGTAGACACCCAGGTCTGAGGACCGCTGTAGGTCTGCTGGGTGAATGCTCTTGA